The nucleotide window CGCCTGGCTGCCGAACGAAATCGCGAGCCCGAAGACCGATGCCGCAGCTAGAAGCGGCCCAATGTTCACACCCAGCGCCGACAGCACGATGAGCAAAGCCAGTACGCTGATGCTGATGGCTAGGACGATGCGCAGAAGTGGGAGTAAGGTCGCGAGGCGTGATCCGCCGCCGATAGCTTCATCGTGACCAGCGGCGGCGATGGCGGCTGCCGCGGGGTCATTGCGACGAGTGAAGAAATCGGTGAGTTCCCATGCGACAAAGGCGAGGAACAAGGTCACCGCCGTTGCGAACGACGAACGGGTCAGTGCCAGCCAGCCCTTAGCGTCGACCAGCGCAAAGACTTCCACGATCCAGCTCTGCGCCACAAGCGCGATGATACCGATCAGGATGGCAACACGTACACAACGCACCACGACATCCGAGAATCGGCGGGACTGCGATAGCGGGAGTGAGACAGCGTCTTCTACCGACGGCGCCGGGACAGCAACACTTGGTCGAGTGAGGTAGCGGCTGAGAGTCTGCAACAAGACCAGCGCAATTAATGCATTAAGCGTCAGAAGCACTGCATTTGGGACGGTGTAACGCACCATGACGGCGCCAAAGATCTGGGTGAGGCCCATGATGACGAAGAGCGGCAGCGTCAGATACAGCCAATGGATACCGAGGCGGCGTCCTAAGCTCCGTGCTCCTTGGTCATGAGACAAATTCGCGAACCAGCGCGCCATCGGAACGCGCGACGCCACGGCGGCCCAGGTGGCGAGTGTCACGGTGGTTATTGAAACAACGATCTGGCCAGCCGCCACCACCTCGGGCGGGGCACTCGTCGCAATCAGCATGCGGATCACGATCCGCAGCGCGACGATCAGCAGGATGACCAGCGAAATTCGAAGATAGACAACGCTCGCGCCGGCATCGTCCATGCTGGCGAGCCGCGCCCCGGGCAGCGCGGGGCGCAGCAAGGCGCGAAATGCCAGCATATAGAAGCGCCACGCAAAGATGCCGGCGAGAATGGCGGCGGCGAGCTTGTCCTGGCCGCTTGCTCGTGAAAACCAGATGCCGATCGCGCCATAACTGACCAACCAGACGGCGGCCAATCCCAGCAGATCAATTGCGAGAATGCCCAGGAGCGGCCCTGCCACTGTCAACCCGGGCGTCGCTGCGGCCCTCATGCTCAGGCGACGTTGAACATTGCCGAAAAGGCTACCGACAAGCCGCTCCGCGCCCAGCGCCGCAAGGATCGAGAGCAGCAGTATCGAGACGAAGGCAAGAAGTCCCCGACCGCCGCCCGCTTCCACGACGAGTGCCGGAAGCCCCATGAGCCGCCGTCCAAGCTCGGGTAAGGCCTCGACCGCCCGGCTGCTGCGGCCGACAAATGCACTGACCTCGGACTCGACGCTACCGTCTGCCGCATCAGGGATTGTTTCAGGCGGGGTTGCAGCGACCTTGCCCGCAGGAAGGGCCTTCAATTTCACGACGACGGCCTGGCTTATCGCCTCGACCAGGGCGTCATACTGTTCCTTGCTGATG belongs to Bosea sp. NBC_00550 and includes:
- a CDS encoding mechanosensitive ion channel family protein, translated to MRLLLPAPHQLIALLRGLLFLLAFAIFTPLATAQTPSPPAGISKEQYDALVEAISQAVVVKLKALPAGKVAATPPETIPDAADGSVESEVSAFVGRSSRAVEALPELGRRLMGLPALVVEAGGGRGLLAFVSILLLSILAALGAERLVGSLFGNVQRRLSMRAAATPGLTVAGPLLGILAIDLLGLAAVWLVSYGAIGIWFSRASGQDKLAAAILAGIFAWRFYMLAFRALLRPALPGARLASMDDAGASVVYLRISLVILLIVALRIVIRMLIATSAPPEVVAAGQIVVSITTVTLATWAAVASRVPMARWFANLSHDQGARSLGRRLGIHWLYLTLPLFVIMGLTQIFGAVMVRYTVPNAVLLTLNALIALVLLQTLSRYLTRPSVAVPAPSVEDAVSLPLSQSRRFSDVVVRCVRVAILIGIIALVAQSWIVEVFALVDAKGWLALTRSSFATAVTLFLAFVAWELTDFFTRRNDPAAAAIAAAGHDEAIGGGSRLATLLPLLRIVLAISISVLALLIVLSALGVNIGPLLAAASVFGLAISFGSQALVRDIVSGVFYLSDDAFRIGEYIDCGKAKGSVEGFTLRSIRLRHQNGQVHTIPFGQLGQITNFSRDWATVKFNLRFKRDTDLEKLRKTVKKIGDEMQQDPELKDEFLAPLRMQGVADILDNAMLVRFKFTVRPIQPSYVQRMAVKKMVAKFAEVGIEFADTMVAVQTLGSGTESAAAAANSVQMRNRAGAAAPAAEPAT